Part of the bacterium genome, AAGCTGATTTTTTTATGTGTATAATTTTTAGCATTTTTACCTGAAAATTCAGCGACTGTTTGTCCGTTGCCGTAAAGTTTGTATTTGTATATTGTAAGCCCTTCCAGTCCGACAGGACCGCGGGCATGTGTTTTGTTTGTACTTATTCCGACTTCAGCGCCCAGACCGTACCTGAAGCCGTCAGCAAACCTCGTGGAAACATTGCAGTATGCTCCTGCTGAATCTACCAGATTCATAAATAAATCCCTATTTTCGGTATTTTCGGTTATTATGCAGTCAGTGTGCCCTGAACCGTATAGATTTATGTGGTTTATGGCATCATGAATATCTTCAACTATTTTTATTGAAATGATTTTATCGCTGTATTCTGTTCTCCAGTCTTCTTCAAAGGCTTCTTCTACGTTGTGAACTATTGTTCGGGTTAGTTCATCTCCTTTTACAATAACGTTTTCTTTTTTGAATTCAGAAATTAAAACAGGTAAAAGTTTTTCAGCGATGTTTTTATGGATAAGCAAAGTTTCAACAGCATTACATGCCGCAGGGTACTGAATTTTTGAGTCTATAGAAACTTTGACGGCTTTATCCAAAAGAGCTGTTTCGTCTGCAAAAATATGACAAATTCCTTCTGTATGACCGAGTACAGGAATTTTTGTGTTTTCTTGAATATATTTAACAAGGTTATTGCTTCCTCGAGGGATTAAAAGATCGATATATTTGTCTAACTGAAGCAATTCTTTAACATCTTCCCTTGTTTTTATAAGACTTATAGAATTTTCGGGAAATTCGGGAATGGTTTTAAGGGCTTCCGTTATTAATTTAACAAAAATTTTGTTTGAGTTTAAAGCCTCAATGCCGCCTTTTAGAATGACAGAATTTGCCGATTTTATTGCAAGAGAAGCTATTTGTGGAACAACGTCAGGTCTTGATTCAAAGATAACTCCTATTACTCCGATAGGACAACTTATACGGTAAAGCTCAAGGTCTTTATCAAGTTCCATATCCCATAAAACTTTATTTACAGGGTCTTCAAGTTTTACAACGTCTTCTATTCCTTTTATGATTACATTAATTTTTTCTTCATCAAGCTTTAGTCTGTCATATAAAGGTTTTGTTAAAGAACCGTCTTTAAAAAGCGTTTCTGCTTCTGCTAAATCCTTTTTATTTTCTTGAAGAATTAAGTCAATATTGTTTTTTATATGTTCAGCAACTTTTAAAAGAGCTTTATTTTTAGTATCTTCTTTTAAAGAAGCCAGTTTATATGAAGCCTGTTTAGCACTTTGTGCTATTTTTTCCATTTTAAAGAAACTCCTGTTTGTAAAAGCTAGAGAATAACTATGTTATCTCTTGTAATGACTGTATCATAGTTTTTAAAACCCAGTATTTTTTCTATTTCCTCCGAATGCTTGCCTATAACCTGTTTACATTCGTGGCTTGCATAGTTTGTCATTCCTTTTGCAAATTCTTTTCCGTTTTTATCAAGCAAAGAAATAACATCCCCTTTTTTAAAAGAATTTATTATTTCAATGATACCTACCGGCATTAAGCTTGCTTTTTTTTCAATTAAAGCCTTTTTAGCGCCGTCATTTATTTTTATATAACTGTTTA contains:
- a CDS encoding glutamate-5-semialdehyde dehydrogenase gives rise to the protein MEKIAQSAKQASYKLASLKEDTKNKALLKVAEHIKNNIDLILQENKKDLAEAETLFKDGSLTKPLYDRLKLDEEKINVIIKGIEDVVKLEDPVNKVLWDMELDKDLELYRISCPIGVIGVIFESRPDVVPQIASLAIKSANSVILKGGIEALNSNKIFVKLITEALKTIPEFPENSISLIKTREDVKELLQLDKYIDLLIPRGSNNLVKYIQENTKIPVLGHTEGICHIFADETALLDKAVKVSIDSKIQYPAACNAVETLLIHKNIAEKLLPVLISEFKKENVIVKGDELTRTIVHNVEEAFEEDWRTEYSDKIISIKIVEDIHDAINHINLYGSGHTDCIITENTENRDLFMNLVDSAGAYCNVSTRFADGFRYGLGAEVGISTNKTHARGPVGLEGLTIYKYKLYGNGQTVAEFSGKNAKNYTHKKISL